From a region of the Primulina eburnea isolate SZY01 chromosome 7, ASM2296580v1, whole genome shotgun sequence genome:
- the LOC140837277 gene encoding probable NAD(P)H dehydrogenase subunit CRR3, chloroplastic — MAILCCSSIHKCRIIASAPPENSTPSLNSHQNINFHTISTTKNSSPQKIQLENREQLQQDKKKLKRRNRPSILEIERAIGAGIFRDSDGNSESDGKSRLFDNLLGNTVGKSEGSVEKKLRETGEWLVDQTERTSRSAGKQILMTMFLWILPMWIVAFLVVSGVVQLPFTTPFLEDVIS; from the exons ATGGCTATCCTCTGCTGTTCCTCCATCCACAAATGTCGGATTATAGCTTCAGCTCCACCCGAAAACTCAACCCCATCGCTAAATTCGCATCAAAATATCAATTTCCACACGATTTCGACGACAAAAAATTCCAGCCCACAAAAAATCCAGCTCGAAAACCGTGAGCAACTGCAGCAAGATAAGAAGAAGCTGAAGAGGAGGAATCGGCCTTCTATTCTTGAAATTGAGCGTGCAATCGGTGCTGGGATTTTTCGAGACAGCGACGGGAA CAGTGAATCGGATGGGAAGAGTCGTTTGTTCGATAATCTGTTGGGGAACACTGTTGGGAAGAGCGAAGGGTCCGTGGAGAAGAAGCTGAGGGAGACTGGAGAATGGCTTGTTGATCAAACTGAGAGGACTTCTCGCTCTGCtg GAAAGCAAATTCTGATGACCATGTTCCTATGGATCCTACCGATGTGGATAGTTGCATTTCTTGTAGTTTCCGGGGTCGTACAGCTTCCATTCACCACGCCTTTTCTTGAAGATGTAATTTCATGA